A window of Christiangramia forsetii KT0803 contains these coding sequences:
- a CDS encoding universal stress protein — protein MKIIVPIDFSQSSKIGVEYAAKVAESLNSEIIFVHAYSEGYQYAGYGAIVYPVPDNFSSYQKLYKEKMLEFLENFPRLATIKYKSMVAPGRPSDIIYQLATEEKASLIIMGTEGAGEVEGYLAGTTSEKVSKDVPCPVLVVPEDLETFDLKRVCLALDSDNLKPDRELKVLANLLKAFNARLFIFHFSKIKDEVINEQEIKNYYEEFFNLQNISVHLFSEGKTEDKITGFLKDNIIDILALLYRKHDFIEKLTELGLRRKMIFKSEIPVLILK, from the coding sequence ATGAAAATAATAGTACCGATTGATTTTAGTCAAAGTTCCAAAATTGGAGTTGAGTATGCCGCAAAGGTGGCCGAATCTTTAAATTCAGAAATTATCTTTGTTCATGCCTATTCTGAAGGTTATCAATATGCCGGATATGGGGCTATAGTTTATCCGGTTCCCGACAATTTTAGTTCTTATCAGAAATTGTACAAAGAAAAAATGCTGGAATTTCTCGAAAATTTTCCACGTCTGGCGACAATAAAATATAAGAGTATGGTAGCCCCAGGAAGACCTTCAGATATAATTTATCAACTAGCAACAGAAGAAAAAGCCAGTTTGATAATTATGGGGACAGAAGGTGCAGGTGAGGTAGAAGGTTACCTCGCAGGAACTACCAGTGAAAAAGTGAGCAAGGATGTACCCTGCCCTGTGCTGGTAGTACCGGAAGATTTAGAAACTTTTGATTTAAAAAGAGTTTGTCTGGCGCTGGATTCAGATAATCTGAAACCTGATAGGGAACTAAAGGTTCTGGCTAATCTATTAAAGGCATTTAACGCACGCCTTTTTATATTTCATTTTTCCAAAATTAAAGATGAAGTTATTAATGAACAGGAGATTAAAAACTATTATGAGGAGTTTTTTAATCTGCAGAATATTTCTGTTCATCTTTTTTCCGAAGGGAAAACCGAAGATAAAATAACCGGTTTTTTGAAAGATAATATCATAGATATTTTGGCGCTACTTTACAGGAAACATGACTTTATAGAAAAACTAACTGAACTGGGGCTGAGAAGGAAAATGATTTTCAAATCAGAAATTCCTGTACTTATTTTAAAATAA